A portion of the Achromobacter sp. MFA1 R4 genome contains these proteins:
- a CDS encoding DUF1989 domain-containing protein: MDQAIAQPAVADNGEPVGLNNTHREPISPDGTPELGKVYEVPARHGRAVRVAKGQVIRIINTHGSQVCDTWAFKSDDLSEFMSMEHARAAIDRIIPQAGDPLFSNRRRSIMTMTADTSPGVHDTLMAACDAYRYRNLGVEHYHDNCADNMRLALKAIGLRAREVPQPLNLWMNIPVGSDGGVQWLPPVSKAGDYVDLRAEMDCVVVLSACPQDIVPINDNRPVEVHFSVRAQA, encoded by the coding sequence ATGGACCAAGCCATCGCCCAACCCGCCGTCGCCGACAACGGCGAACCCGTCGGCCTGAACAACACGCACCGCGAGCCGATCTCTCCGGACGGCACGCCAGAACTGGGCAAGGTCTACGAAGTGCCGGCCCGCCACGGCCGCGCCGTGCGCGTGGCCAAGGGCCAGGTCATCCGCATCATCAACACGCACGGCAGCCAGGTCTGCGACACGTGGGCGTTCAAGAGCGACGACCTGAGCGAGTTCATGTCGATGGAACATGCCCGCGCCGCGATCGACCGCATCATTCCCCAGGCCGGCGACCCGCTCTTCAGCAACCGCCGCCGCAGCATCATGACCATGACGGCCGATACCTCGCCCGGCGTGCACGACACGCTGATGGCCGCGTGCGACGCCTACCGCTACCGCAACCTGGGCGTGGAGCACTACCACGACAATTGCGCCGATAATATGCGCCTGGCGCTCAAGGCCATTGGCCTGCGGGCTCGCGAAGTGCCCCAGCCCTTGAATCTGTGGATGAACATCCCAGTCGGCAGCGATGGCGGCGTGCAGTGGCTGCCGCCGGTGTCCAAGGCGGGCGACTACGTCGATCTGCGCGCCGAGATGGATTGCGTCGTGGTACTGTCGGCCTGCCCGCAAGACATCGTGCCGATCAACGACAACCGTCCGGTCGAGGTGCATTTCTCGGTGCGCGCCCAGGCCTGA
- a CDS encoding M20 family metallo-hydrolase, with protein sequence MNVNGFDAAAGALAQAVQAQRLAQRLRGLAAHGGVPTGGVARQALTHEELAARRWLAQDFAARPGYRVGIDAAANVYVRRCGVDAGAAPVMTGSHVDTQPLGGWLDGAFGVVAGLEVFDALDSLGVATRRPLDVVMWTNEEGSRFAPGLMGAVSFTDPQRLADFLPVADSAGVAFETARDQAVTDFETHAQRLGWSWMDRPLGAPVHAYVEAHIEQGPVLEAQGLQVGCVTAIQGVRWYRVSVPGRSAHAGTTPLANRDDAQAKAIAMAHAVLGHARDCGDERMRVTIGRWECLPGSINTIADHVSFTVDARHPDAQALDAVRTVMDAALPDGAHIEVLQDKPTVQFAPDLVALATAGCEALGMRHRQMLSGAFHDAMPMAGFCPTAMLFAPSIAGVSHHPAEDTPIEDLAACTQVLAWCLLKLAEPAPAST encoded by the coding sequence ATGAACGTCAACGGATTCGATGCCGCGGCCGGCGCGCTGGCGCAAGCGGTCCAGGCGCAACGCCTTGCGCAACGCCTGCGCGGATTGGCCGCGCACGGCGGCGTGCCGACCGGCGGCGTGGCGCGGCAGGCCCTGACGCATGAGGAGCTGGCGGCGCGCCGCTGGCTGGCGCAGGACTTCGCGGCCCGGCCGGGCTATCGCGTCGGCATCGACGCGGCGGCCAATGTGTATGTGCGCCGGTGCGGCGTGGACGCCGGGGCCGCGCCAGTCATGACGGGCAGCCATGTGGACACCCAGCCGCTGGGCGGCTGGCTGGACGGCGCCTTTGGCGTGGTGGCGGGCCTGGAGGTGTTCGACGCGCTGGATAGCCTGGGCGTCGCGACGCGCCGGCCGCTCGACGTCGTCATGTGGACCAACGAGGAAGGGTCGCGCTTCGCGCCGGGGCTGATGGGCGCGGTGTCGTTCACCGACCCGCAGCGGCTGGCGGACTTTCTGCCCGTCGCCGACAGCGCGGGCGTGGCGTTCGAGACCGCGCGCGACCAGGCCGTCACGGACTTCGAGACACACGCGCAGCGGCTCGGCTGGTCCTGGATGGACCGCCCGCTGGGCGCGCCCGTGCACGCCTACGTGGAAGCCCATATCGAACAGGGACCGGTCCTGGAGGCGCAGGGCCTGCAGGTCGGATGCGTGACCGCAATACAGGGCGTGCGCTGGTACCGCGTCAGCGTGCCCGGTCGCAGCGCCCATGCGGGCACGACGCCGCTTGCCAACCGCGACGATGCGCAGGCCAAGGCCATCGCCATGGCGCATGCCGTGCTGGGCCACGCCAGGGACTGCGGCGATGAACGGATGCGCGTCACGATCGGCCGCTGGGAATGCCTGCCGGGCTCCATCAACACGATTGCCGACCACGTGAGCTTCACGGTCGATGCGCGCCACCCGGATGCCCAGGCGCTGGACGCGGTGCGCACCGTGATGGACGCGGCATTGCCCGACGGCGCGCACATCGAGGTCTTGCAGGACAAGCCGACCGTGCAGTTTGCGCCGGACCTGGTGGCCCTGGCCACCGCGGGCTGCGAGGCCCTGGGCATGCGGCACCGCCAGATGCTGTCGGGCGCGTTCCACGACGCCATGCCGATGGCGGGCTTCTGCCCCACCGCGATGCTGTTCGCGCCCAGCATCGCGGGCGTCAGCCACCACCCGGCCGAAGACACGCCCATTGAGGACCTCGCCGCCTGCACCCAGGTGCTGGCCTGGTGCCTGCTCAAGCTGGCCGAACCCGCGCCCGCGTCCACATAA
- a CDS encoding amino acid ABC transporter ATP-binding protein translates to MNTPHPVPMLSLRGVGKSFDGHPVLAGVDLDVMQGEVVTLIGPSGSGKTTLLRCMNFLEAYDQGQVQVRGALLGYRRGPSGQLLPESDRVVAEVRAPLAMVFQQFNLWPHMTALANVMAPLTLAKGIRPDRARKVAADALDRVGMAAKADSLPANLSGGQQQRVGIARALAVGPEAMLLDEPTSALDPELVDEVLEVIKSLSREGMTMVMVTHEMSFAAEVSDRIVFMEKGRVVTIGTPDQIIRRPEHPRVQAFLQPWIRRSLGDTARRDAIAAGAAQ, encoded by the coding sequence ATGAATACCCCCCATCCCGTTCCCATGCTGTCGCTGCGCGGCGTGGGCAAATCGTTCGATGGCCATCCGGTGCTGGCCGGCGTGGACCTGGACGTGATGCAGGGCGAGGTCGTGACCTTGATCGGTCCTTCGGGCTCCGGCAAGACCACGCTGCTGCGCTGCATGAACTTCCTGGAAGCCTATGACCAAGGGCAAGTGCAGGTGCGTGGCGCCTTGCTGGGCTATCGCCGCGGACCGTCGGGTCAGTTGCTGCCCGAATCCGACCGCGTCGTGGCAGAGGTGCGCGCACCGCTGGCGATGGTGTTCCAGCAGTTCAATCTGTGGCCGCACATGACGGCGCTGGCCAACGTCATGGCGCCGCTGACCCTGGCCAAGGGCATACGGCCGGACCGCGCGCGCAAGGTGGCCGCCGACGCCCTGGACCGGGTGGGCATGGCCGCGAAGGCCGACTCCCTGCCGGCCAACCTTAGCGGCGGCCAGCAGCAGCGCGTCGGGATCGCCCGCGCGCTGGCGGTGGGGCCCGAGGCGATGTTGCTGGATGAGCCGACGTCGGCGCTGGACCCCGAGCTGGTGGACGAAGTGCTGGAGGTCATCAAGTCCCTGTCGCGCGAGGGCATGACGATGGTGATGGTGACCCACGAAATGAGCTTCGCGGCCGAGGTGTCCGATCGCATCGTCTTCATGGAAAAGGGGCGCGTCGTCACGATCGGCACGCCCGACCAGATCATCCGCCGGCCCGAACATCCGCGCGTCCAGGCGTTTCTGCAGCCCTGGATCCGGCGCAGCCTGGGCGACACCGCGCGGCGGGACGCCATCGCGGCGGGAGCGGCGCAATGA